The Henckelia pumila isolate YLH828 chromosome 2, ASM3356847v2, whole genome shotgun sequence genome includes a window with the following:
- the LOC140880816 gene encoding leucine-rich repeat receptor-like serine/threonine/tyrosine-protein kinase SOBIR1, with protein MKMALARIRFSFLILYFFMSILLVHSRLNLHPPDHAALLLLRRDFGIRTPAERNPCDSAGVFCERRISNDSYVLRITRLVFESQELKGKISPAIGQLSELKELSLKDNHFFDQIPSQIAECQKLEVLNIAKNRLSGEIPPGLSSLVRLRVLDLSSNKFTGNLKFLKHFPNMEKLNLADNLFAGKIPVSLKSFRNLRFINISGNSLLEGSLPLMNQVEDFSTEFAEERISLPKRYTFAEKSNQTSPAMGPSSSQESALSPTAAVAPHKSKKNRRKIVGWILGFLAGALAGSASGLVFSLLYKLIMFLIKGRGRDKTLKIFSPMIKNPEDLAFLQKEDGLASLEIIGRGGCGEVYRAVLPGSDGKEIAIKKISHGARDLEELTDEDSKLLDKKMRQIRSEIQTVGQIRHKNLLPLLAYMPRPNCHFLVYEYMKNGSVQDYIQQVNQGKKQLDWPARFKIALGIVSGLEYLHMNHTFRIIHRDLKPANVLLDDEMEARIADFGLAKAVPDSHTHVTTSNVAGTAGYIAPEYYQTFKFTDKCDIYSFGVLLGGLVTGKLPSDEFFQHTEEVGLVKWMRNVMTSEDPKRAIDSNLLGNGYEEQMLLVLKVACFCTLDNPKERPNSKDARCMLSQIKH; from the coding sequence ATGAAAATGGCTTTAGCTCGTATCCGTTTCAGTTTCTTGATCCTATATTTCTTCATGAGTATTCTTCTTGTTCATTCAAGATTGAATCTTCACCCTCCTGATCATGCTGCTCTCTTGCTTCTCCGCAGAGATTTCGGCATCCGCACTCCTGCGGAGAGGAATCCGTGTGATTCCGCCGGAGTATTCTGCGAGAGAAGAATCTCCAACGATTCATATGTGCTCAGAATCACTCGTCTTGTCTTTGAATCCCAAGAGCTGAAAGGAAAAATATCTCCTGCAATAGGGCAGCTCTCTGAGCTGAAAGAGCTTTCCTTAAAAGACAACCACTTTTTTGACCAAATCCCATCTCAAATTGCTGAATGCCAAAAACTTGAAGTCCTAAATATCGCGAAAAATCGGTTGTCAGGCGAAATCCCGCCTGGTTTATCATCATTGGTCCGCCTCCGGGTCCTGGACTTGTCATCAAACAAGTTCACTGGCAATCTGAAATTCTTGAAGCACTTTCCTAACATGGAAAAGCTCAATCTTGCTGATAACTTGTTTGCTGGGAAAATACCTGTTTCTTTGAAATCCTTTCGGAATCTCCGATTCATTAACATCTCTGGGAACAGTTTACTCGAGGGTTCATTGCCATTGATGAATCAAGTGGAGGATTTCTCCACAGAATTTGCGGAAGAGAGAATCTCTCTCCCGAAGCGTTACACGTTTGCAGAAAAATCTAATCAGACGAGCCCAGCCATGGGACCTTCGTCGAGTCAAGAATCTGCCCTATCTCCCACGGCAGCGGTGGCACCTCATAAGTCCAAGAAAAACAGAAGGAAGATAGTGGGCTGGATTCTTGGATTCCTGGCTGGAGCTTTAGCAGGAAGTGCTTCTGGATTGGTGTTCTCTTTACTTTACAAGCTGATCATGTTCTTGATCAAAGGGCGTGGAAGGGACAAAACCTTGAAAATCTTCAGCCCCATGATCAAGAATCCTGAGGACCTAGCTTTCCTGCAAAAAGAAGATGGATTAGCCTCACTTGAAATCATAGGAAGAGGTGGATGTGGAGAAGTGTACAGAGCAGTTCTACCTGGAAGTGATGGGAAAGAAATCGCCATTAAAAAGATATCCCACGGCGCCAGAGACTTGGAGGAACTCACAGACGAAGACAGCAAGCTTTTGGACAAAAAGATGCGCCAAATCCGATCAGAAATTCAAACTGTCGGCCAAATCAGGCACAAGAATTTACTCCCCCTCTTAGCCTACATGCCACGGCCCAATTGCCATTTCCTCGTGTACGAGTACATGAAAAATGGAAGCGTACAAGACTACATCCAACAAGTGAATCAAGGAAAGAAACAATTAGATTGGCCGGCCAGATTCAAGATTGCATTAGGCATCGTTTCAGGCCTCGAGTACCTCCACATGAACCACACTTTCCGGATAATCCATCGGGATTTGAAGCCCGCCAATGTCCTCCTGGATGACGAAATGGAAGCCAGAATCGCAGATTTCGGCCTTGCAAAAGCAGTACCCGATTCCCACACTCATGTCACGACTTCAAACGTGGCTGGAACAGCTGGTTACATCGCCCCGGAGTATTACCAGACGTTCAAGTTCACGGACAAGTGCGATATCTACAGCTTCGGGGTCCTCCTCGGTGGGCTGGTGACTGGAAAGTTGCCATCTGATGAGTTTTTCCAGCACACGGAGGAGGTTGGTTTGGTGAAATGGATGAGAAATGTGATGACTTCTGAAGACCCAAAGAGGGCGATTGATTCAAATCTTCTGGGGAATGGGTACGAGGAGCAGATGCTGTTGGTTCTCAAAGTCGCATGCTTTTGCACACTTGATAATCCCAAAGAAAGGCCTAATAGTAAGGATGCTAGATGCATGCTATCTCAGATCAAGCATTGA
- the LOC140881581 gene encoding 28 kDa ribonucleoprotein, chloroplastic-like has protein sequence MSFAAKAVLKPLSMATNGCLISGPSLFTSEKASDSRFSLTPTLKPIKLRLSCSSFSSISNPLVSFKSREPVLKVYVITAQQEGSNQAFLEEEGQGFKADFDWETPANEESHESLELSEEAKVYVGNFPYDVDGEKLAQLFGQAGIVEIAEVIYNRETDQSRGFGFVTMSTVEEAEKAVEMFHRYEFNGRFLSVSKATPIGSRPERSPRRSERIYKIYAGNLPWSVDDSRLQQVFLEHGKVINARVVCDRETGRSRGFGFVTMSSESEMNDAIANLDGQSLDGRVIKVNVAEEKPRPSSSF, from the exons ATGTCTTTCGCAGCTAAAGCTGTACTCAAGCCCTTGTCAATGGCTACAAACGGCTGTTTAATTTCAGGCCCATCACTTTTCACCTCGGAAAAAGCTTCGGATTCACGTTTTTCTCTTACACCCACATtgaaacccataaaacttcgactATCTTGCTCGTCTTTCTCGTCTATTTCAAACCCTTTAGTCTCTTTCAAAAGCAGAGAACCTGTTTTGAAAGTTTATGTGATTACTGCTCAGCAAGAAGGGAGCAACCAGGCGTTTCTCGAAGAAGAGGGACAAGGATTTAAGGCAGATTTTGACTGGGAAACACCTGCGAATGAAGAGAGTCATGAGTCCCTCGAGTTATCCGAGGAGGCTAAAGTGTACGTGGGGAATTTTCCTTATGATGTGGATGGTGAAAAATTGGCTCAGCTTTTTGGGCAGGCTGGTATTGTTGAGATTGCTGAG GTTATATACAATAGGGAGACTGACCAGAGTAGAGGGTTTGGGTTTGTTACAATGAGCACTGTGGAAGAAGCTGAGAAGGCTGTGGAAATGTTCCATCGTTAT GAGTTTAACGGCAGATTCTTAAGTGTTAGCAAAGCTACTCCAATAGGATCACGCCCTGAACGCAGCCCTCGAAGATCTGAACGCATTTACAAAATATACGCGGGTAACTTGCCTTGGAGCGTGGATGACTCACGTCTCCAACAGGTTTTCCTCGAGCACGGCAAAGTTATAAATGCCCGAGTAGTGTGTGACAGGGAGACCGGAAGATCCCGTGGTTTTGGCTTTGTAACTATGTCGAGTGAATCTGAAATGAATGATGCCATTGCCAACCTTGATGGACAG AGTTTAGATGGGAGGGTAATTAAAGTGAATGTAGCTGAAGAAAAACCAAGGCCTAGCAGCAGTTTTTGA